From one Lycium ferocissimum isolate CSIRO_LF1 chromosome 7, AGI_CSIRO_Lferr_CH_V1, whole genome shotgun sequence genomic stretch:
- the LOC132061904 gene encoding uncharacterized protein LOC132061904: protein MIATSLIPYVMINAQISIKFVQETIKGIHHYTPSYRKAQKGRKKAFEMVYGDFEGSFRALPRYMAALEHFNPGTIVEWTHESTTMQGEHIFKYLFWAFKPSIDGFKSCRPVISIDGTHVYGKYEMKLLILVGIDANGNIFPLAYAIVARESYESWTWFLSLLWRHVVCDRKGIGLISDRHQGILQCVMTHEWLQPPTTHHRFCVRHLKSNFNKKFLNSILRS from the coding sequence ATGATTGCTACTTCGTTGATACCATATGTTATGATCAATGCACAAATCAGTATTAAGTTTGTTCAGGAAACTATAAAAGGCATCCATCACTATACTCCTAGTTATAGAAAAGCGCAAAAAGGGCGTAAGAAAGCTTTTGAGATGGTGTATGGTGATTTTGAAGGTTCTTTTAGGGCATTGCCTCGATACATGGCTGCCCTAGAACATTTCAATCCGGGCACTATTGTTGAGTGGACACACGAGTCAACTACAATGCAAGGCGAACACATCTTCAAGTATCTTTTCTGGGCCTTTAAACCAAGTATCGATGGATTCAAAAGTTGCAGGCCGGTCATCTCAATAGATGGCACCCATGTCTATGGTAAGTAtgagatgaaattgttgattcttgttggcattgatGCAAACGgaaatatttttccacttgcatATGCTATAGTTGCACGTGAGAGCTATGAGTCATGGACTTGGTTTCTCAGTTTATTATGGAGACATGTTGTTTGTGATAGAAAAGGCATTGGACTAATTTCTGACCGTCACCAAGGGATCTTGCAATGTGTAATGACACATGAATGGTTACAACCACCCACCACACATCATAGATTTTGTGTTCGACATTTAAAAAGCAACTTTAACAAAAAGTTTCTTAACTCGATCTTGAGAAGCTAA
- the LOC132061905 gene encoding protein MAIN-LIKE 2-like: MRTGECTITLQDVEVLYGIPVDGHPLVQSNVKNITKSMWRELMYDLTGWLPGEEAIIGNSLLVITQLSNHLETLIAGNDIIDEYTDEAEIQKRARLYLLWLIGGSIFPDNSGSKLSLHFLLDIADLDAISGKADSYNHHYPNFEK; encoded by the coding sequence ATGCGGACTGGCGAATGTACCATCACACTGCAGGATGTCGAGGTGTTATATGGCATTCCCGTGGATGGCCACCCATTGGTGCAGAGtaatgttaaaaatataactaaatCAATGTGGCGAGAATTGATGTACGACCTTACTGGTTGGTTGCCCGGAGAAGAAGCAATTATAGGTAATAGCTTGTTGGTAATAACACAATTATCTAATCATTTGGAAACCTTGATTGCCGggaatgatattattgatgaatACACTGATGAGGCTGAGATACAAAAGAGGGCCAGGTTGTACCTGCTTTGGTTGATTGGTGGCTCTATATTCCCTGATAATTCTGGTTCAAAGCTTAGTTTACACTTTTTGCTTGACATAGCAGACCTTGATGCAATAAGTGGTAAAGCTGATTCTTATAACCACCATTacccaaattttgaaaaatga